A stretch of the Ostrea edulis chromosome 9, xbOstEdul1.1, whole genome shotgun sequence genome encodes the following:
- the LOC125658083 gene encoding mucin-2-like isoform X2 encodes MAQIFQGYDDYKYYKADAQLTLQGTYSNDLGDSDSNTYIDFRKDFCKLMESNQGQHTEAYKGCIVTNIRNGSIIVYFTMFYYTKAIMQTTEVRIEIMAKMKDSSTSITLAVTFTVVIQIDTLHLNVLRTNEAEYLSSERDPHFFNSSVAIATEESTTPIDISTTAEITTTDSPVTTTATADSPLTITTYDEQLTSTTTHSASTQSLETTTTTILPETTTTTIPSETTTTTIPSETTTTTILPKTTTTTIPSETTTTTNTPETTTTTNTPETTTTTIPSETTTTTILPETTTTTIPSETSTTTILPETTNTTIPLETTTTTIPPETTTTTNLPETTTTTNLPETTTTTTNPPETTTTTIPPENTTTNLPETTTATIPLETTTTAITPETTTTTNLPETNTTTNPPETTTITITPETTTNTILPEILTTTNLPETTTTTNTPETITTTNTPETTTTTNFPETTTTTDLPDITTTTELPSFQLFAEIKMDHAYGEIGQVSNQTCMIEIKEGDWEFVSLKFKESNEDLAVVQSNGSVTIYTTDSLLRPEFNISESTIKAIVNFDLTNFTSDRCSSRQYTLLCSVNMRNGYIFNTSGDFDIIAPLTEPEVTVVETMYNRSLSAAGINAMCNLTKDQSNKTAQALGIQILNSTGDVILTNVDVTPYNVSTSSCGELVYISWIELFKYRADLNMSTLNCFLENSVSKKTVFSNNITLIFKDQQQP; translated from the exons GAATGGGAGTATTATAGTGTATTTCACGATGTTTTATTACACAAAAGCCATCATGCAGACGACAGAAGTGCGGATAGAGATTATGGCGAAGATGAAAGATTCTTCAACAAGCATAACGCTCGCTGTAACATTTACAGTAGTAATTCAAATAGATACACTGCATCTTAACGTATTACGAACAAATGAAGCGGAGTATCTATCGTCTGAAAGGGATCCACATTTTTTTAACTCGTCTGTGGCAATAGCGACTGAAGAAAGTACCACTCCAATAGATATATCAACTACTGCAGAGATTACTACAACAGATTCTCCAGTTACTACAACCGCTACAGCAGATTCACCACTAACAATAACAACATATGATGAACAACTGACATCTACTACAACACATTCTGCAAGTACTCAAAGTCTAGAAACCACCACCACTACAATTCTTCCAGAAACCACCACCACTACAATTCCTTCAGAAACCACCACCACTACAATTCCTTCAGAAACCACCACCACTACAATTCTTCCAAAAACCACCACCACTACAATTCCTTCAGAAACCACCACCACTACAAATACTCCAgaaaccaccaccaccacaaatACTCCAGAAACCACCACCACTACAATTCCTTCAGAAACCACCACCACTACAATTCTTCCAGAAACTACCACCACTACAATTCCTTCAGAAACGAGCACCACTACAATTCTTCCAGAAACCACCAATACTACAATTCCTCTAGAAACTACAACCACTACAATTCCTCCAGAAACTACCACCACTACAAATCTTCCAGAAACTACCACCACTACAAATCTTCCAgaaaccaccaccaccaccacaaatCCTCCAGAAACCACAACCACTACAATTCCACCAGAAAACACCACCACAAATCTTCCAGAAACCACAACCGCTACAATTCCTCTAGAGACTACCACCACTGCAATTACTCCAGAAACCACCACCACTACAAATCTTCCAGAAACCAACACCACCACGAATCCTCCAGAAACCACAACCATTACAATTACTCCAGAAACCACCACCAATACAATTCTTCCAGAAATTCTCACTACTACAAATCTTCCAGAAACCACCACCACTACAAATACTCCAGAAACCATCACCACTACAAACACTCCAGAaactaccaccaccacaaaTTTTCCAGAAACCACCACCACTACAGATCTTCCAGATATCACCACCACTACAGAGCTGCCCTCTTTCCAGTTATTTGCAG AGATTAAAATGGATCATGCATATGGCGAAATAGGCCAAGTCTCAAATCAGACATGTATGATTGAAATTAAAGAGGGTGACTGGGAGTTTGTGTCTCTTAAATTTAAAGAGAGCAACGAAGATCTTGCTGTCGTTCAGAGTAATGGCAGTGTGACTATTTACACCACTGACAGCCTACTAAGACCGGAATTTAACATCAGTGAATCTACGATCAAAGCCATTGtcaattttgatttgacaaactTCACTTCCGATCGGTGTTCCTCGAGACAATATACCCTTTTATGCAGTGTAAATATGAGGAATGGATATATATTCAACACCAGCGGAGACTTCGATATAATTG CTCCATTGACAGAACCAGAGGTAACAGTGGTAGAGACTATGTACAACAGATCTCTTTCCGCGGCAGGAATTAACGCAATGTGTAATCTCACAAAAGATCAGTCCAATAAAACAGCGCAGGCATTAGGGATCCAGATTCTGAACTCGACTGGTGATGTTATTCTGACTAATGTTGACGTTACCCCCTACAATGTGTCTACAAGCAGCTGTGGAGAATTGGTTTATATTTCGTGGATTGAATTGTTTAAATACAGAGCAGACCTAAATATGTCCACACTTAATTGTTTCCTAGAAAACTCTGTATCGAAGAAGACCGTTTTCAGCAACAACATCACTCTAATTTTTAAAGACCAGCAGCAACCTTGA